Proteins encoded by one window of Sphaerodactylus townsendi isolate TG3544 linkage group LG02, MPM_Stown_v2.3, whole genome shotgun sequence:
- the RTN4RL2 gene encoding reticulon-4 receptor-like 2: MLLRLRSPLYGLIPVLLILLAMPLGAATCPMLCTCYFPPPTVSCQANNFSSVPRVLPSNAQRLFLQNNLIGTLRAGMFGPSLVTLWLYSNNISSIQSGTFRHLQALEELDLGDNHNLRTLNPDTFHGLERLQSLHLYRCQLSSLPNTIFRNLFSLQYLYLQENNLLCLQDDLFVDLANLSHLFLHGNKIWQLSENVFRGLSGLDRLLLHRNRLHTISTWAFRDLRKLTILYLFNNNLTTLSGETLSNLPSLEFLRLNSNPWACDCRARSLWVWFQHTRVSTSDVICTSPLERKERDMRYLKESVFQDCPPTNHHSVGFDWGCRPEWENGAILPHPNGSSNHLYGLGGSPPADPSSFYRDVPANDIRSPKYDPPTEDDYWGSYGSEEGGQLKKGCSRPGCSSLESGAIRIAFLTLLLPCPLMLLGPSWF; the protein is encoded by the exons ATGCTGCTCCGCCTGAGATCCCCCCTGTACG GCTTGATTCCTGTACTCCTGATCCTATTGGCCATGCCTCTGGGAGCAGCCACATGTCCAATGCTGTGCACATGCTACTTTCCTCCACCCACAGTAAGCTGCCAGGCCAATAACTTCTCCTCTGTGCCACGGGTTCTGCCATCCAATGCTCAGCGCCTCTTTCTGCAAAACAATCTGATTGGGACTCTACGAGCTGGCATGTTTGGCCCCAGCCTTGTCACCCTCTGGCTTTATTCTAACAACATCTCCTCCATCCAGTCTGGTACTTTCCGCCATCTGCAAGCTCTTGAAGAACTGGATCTTGGGGACAATCACAATTTGCGCACCCTTAACCCGGATACTTTCCACGGGCTGGAACGATTGCAGTCTTTGCACCTGTATCGTTGTCAGCTTAGCAGCCTACCAAATACCATATTCCGCAACCTCTTCAGCCTCCAATACCTCTATCTTCAAGAGAACAATCTGCTCTGCCTGCAG GATGACCTTTTTGTGGATTTGGCTAACCTGAGCCATCTTTTTCTGCACGGCAACAAGATTTGGCAGCTCTCTGAGAATGTCTTCCGGGGCTTGTCTGGATTAGACCGCTTGTTGCTTCACAGGAATCGCCTACACACAATTTCTACCTGGGCTTTTCGTGATTTGCGCAAGCTTACCATTCTGTACTTGTTTAACAACAACCTAACAACCCTGTCTGGGGAAACCCTTTCAAATTTGCCCTCACTGGAGTTCCTGCGCCTCAACAGCAACCCGTGGGCCTGTGACTGCCGTGCCCGCTCCCTCTGGGTCTGGTTCCAGCACACACGAGTGTCCACCTCTGATGTCATATGCACATCTCCTCTGGAGCGCAAGGAGCGTGACATGCGTTACTTAAAAGAATCTGTCTTTCAGGACTGTCCTCCAACCAATCACCACTCTGTTGGGTTTGACTGGGGTTGTAGGCCTGAGTGGGAGAATGGAGCAATTCTTCCCCATCCCAATGGCTCATCCAATCACCTCTATGGCCTGGGAGGATCACCACCTGCTGATCCCTCCTCCTTTTACAGAGATGTGCCAGCCAATGACATTCGAAGTCCCAAGTATGATCCTCCTACAGAGGATGACTATTGGGGGAGCTATGGCAGTGAAGAAGGAGGACAGCTTAAAAAGGGATGTTCACGACCTGGTTGTTCCTCCCTGGAGTCTGGAGCTATCAGGATTGCTTTTCTGACACTACTTCTTCCCTGCCCACTGATGCTATTGGGACCTTCCTGGTTTTGA